The sequence below is a genomic window from Candidatus Methanoplasma termitum.
GTTGGCCCTTTGGGGACCATTATATCCTTGGGTGCCAGCTGTCCTGCTTTTATAGCGGCTGGCGTCATTGTGGCCTCAAGCTTCTTGCAAAGCTTGAACGGGTTCATGTCCGTTGCCATGATGGCGCACTGCCCGTGCACAGATCCTTTCAGTTTATCGATGCCTGGCCTCTGTTTCGCGGCTTCATCAAGCGCCAGCAACATAAGATTGTTCTTGGTCATCTTGAGTATAGCGTGCTCACGGAGGTCGGCTCTCATCGATTGGATCTGCGGCGCCGGGATGCCATGCAGGTCAACCACTGCTACAACAGGGTTTTCCGTTATGTCCTTGACGATCTCACTTACCATGTCCTTCTTCCAAGTTGCGACGTGTGCCATCTTAGACCTCCTTACAAAATCCTCTCCGACGGACCCATGGACGTTTTGACATAGGCGGACGATATGTTCGCCATGCCTTTCTCGAGTTTCAGTGATACCCTCTTCAGAACAAGGTCGATGTTATCGGCTATCTGCTCTGCGGGCATTTCCACTGTCCCTACCGGCACATGGAATGTTATCCTGTCTTTCGTTCTGACGGTCACAGACTTGCGGAGGTTGTCTATCATCCCCGTGGGATCTGCTCCCGGGGGTATGGGTTTAGGCATCTTTCCGCGAGGACCGAGGACGGTACCCAATCTTTTACCGATGACCGCCATCAAAGGCGCCTCTGCGATGAAATAATCGGTGCTGTTCGCGATCTTCTTTGCCTGTTTCTTGTCATCTGCGATCGTTCCGATTTCGTCGGGAGTGATCACAAGATCGGCCACGCTCTTGGCTTTCAAGGCTAGTTCGCCACCACCAATCACACAGACCTTGATCTTTTTACCGCGGCCGTTCGGAAGGATT
It includes:
- a CDS encoding 50S ribosomal protein L1, yielding MAEKPTVNAVQKALESAKKRNFVETVELAINLKDVDLAIPKNRIQEDIILPNGRGKKIKVCVIGGGELALKAKSVADLVITPDEIGTIADDKKQAKKIANSTDYFIAEAPLMAVIGKRLGTVLGPRGKMPKPIPPGADPTGMIDNLRKSVTVRTKDRITFHVPVGTVEMPAEQIADNIDLVLKRVSLKLEKGMANISSAYVKTSMGPSERIL